From Geomonas agri, one genomic window encodes:
- a CDS encoding DUF6982 domain-containing protein, whose translation MIAKIVVRYADGKVVKGTTEDLAANKMLFHLTETETANRYEVNVEQLKAIFFVKSFQGNHEYQERLDVERVGLGKKIKVRFKDGETLVGYTQGFSPARATFIVFPCDPNSNNERAFVVTAATEKVEFV comes from the coding sequence GTGATAGCAAAGATCGTGGTTCGTTATGCAGACGGCAAGGTCGTTAAGGGTACCACCGAAGATCTCGCCGCCAACAAGATGCTCTTTCACCTCACTGAGACTGAAACGGCAAACCGTTACGAAGTGAACGTCGAGCAGTTGAAAGCCATCTTCTTCGTCAAGAGCTTCCAGGGAAATCACGAATACCAGGAGCGGCTGGACGTGGAAAGGGTTGGGCTGGGCAAGAAGATCAAGGTCCGCTTCAAAGATGGCGAAACCCTGGTCGGTTACACACAGGGCTTCTCGCCGGCACGCGCCACTTTCATCGTCTTCCCCTGCGACCCCAACAGCAATAACGAGAGAGCCTTCGTGGTGACCGCCGCGACCGAGAAGGTGGAATTCGTATAG